In the genome of Pseudomonas sp. HS6, one region contains:
- a CDS encoding multidrug effflux MFS transporter, translating to MNFRTILILGALTAFGPLAIDFYLPAFPTMALAFGTDEKHVQLTLSAYFFGLSIGQLAYGPVADRFGRRLPLLVGLTLFTLASLACAYAPNLEWLIGARFVQALGGCAGMVIARAVVADKCDAVGSAKVFSQLMLVMGLAPILAPMLGGLLVNTTGWQSIFLVLTGFSALAGLAVALGLPESLPAHVPRQPLSGALRQYGRLLTDPVYMGHALTGGIAIAGMFAYIAGSPFIFIKLYGVPAEHFGWLFGTNAAGFILVAQFNARLLAKRGPAFLLSRAVWVYFGAGLTLLAVSSLHTEALWPLLIPLFICVASLGCISPNAAASAMNGQGARAGSASALLGSMQFSVAAGASALVGVLHDGTAVPMAMVISLCGLLVVSAAMLTRRIQNARALAKAQAEV from the coding sequence ATGAACTTCCGTACCATTTTGATTCTCGGTGCCTTGACCGCTTTCGGTCCGTTGGCGATCGATTTCTATCTCCCCGCGTTTCCCACCATGGCGCTGGCGTTCGGCACCGATGAGAAACACGTCCAGCTGACGCTGTCGGCTTACTTCTTTGGCCTGTCCATCGGTCAACTGGCTTACGGGCCGGTGGCAGATCGCTTTGGCCGAAGGCTTCCGTTGCTGGTGGGGCTGACGCTGTTCACGCTGGCATCACTGGCCTGCGCCTATGCACCGAATCTGGAATGGCTGATCGGCGCGCGGTTCGTCCAGGCGCTGGGCGGTTGTGCGGGGATGGTGATTGCCCGGGCGGTGGTCGCCGACAAATGCGACGCGGTGGGGTCGGCGAAAGTCTTCTCGCAACTGATGCTGGTGATGGGTCTGGCACCGATTCTGGCGCCGATGCTCGGCGGTTTGCTGGTCAACACGACGGGGTGGCAGTCGATCTTCCTGGTGCTGACCGGGTTCAGTGCCCTGGCCGGACTGGCGGTGGCACTCGGCCTGCCGGAAAGTCTGCCGGCCCATGTTCCGCGTCAGCCATTGTCCGGTGCTCTGCGTCAGTACGGTCGACTGCTGACCGACCCGGTCTACATGGGCCATGCCCTGACCGGCGGCATCGCCATCGCCGGGATGTTTGCCTACATCGCTGGCTCCCCGTTTATTTTCATCAAATTGTATGGCGTGCCAGCCGAGCACTTCGGCTGGCTGTTCGGCACCAACGCGGCCGGTTTCATTCTGGTGGCGCAGTTCAACGCACGACTGTTGGCCAAGCGTGGCCCGGCCTTTCTGCTGTCACGGGCAGTCTGGGTTTACTTCGGCGCCGGGCTGACGCTGCTTGCGGTCAGCTCTTTGCACACCGAGGCACTGTGGCCGCTGCTGATTCCCTTGTTCATCTGTGTGGCCAGTCTGGGTTGTATCAGCCCCAATGCGGCGGCGAGTGCGATGAACGGGCAGGGCGCTCGCGCCGGCAGTGCGTCAGCGTTGCTCGGCAGCATGCAGTTCAGCGTCGCCGCAGGTGCTTCGGCGCTGGTGGGGGTTTTGCACGATGGCACCGCCGTGCCGATGGCCATGGTCATCAGCCTGTGCGGTCTGTTGGTGGTCAGCGCGGCGATGCTCACCCGGCGCATACAGAATGCCCGGGCGCTGGCAAAGGCGCAGGCCGAAGTCTGA
- a CDS encoding acetyl-CoA C-acetyltransferase — MSQLRRVAIIGGNRIPFARSNGPYATASNQVMLTAALEGLIERYNLHGQRIGEVVAGAVLKLSRDMNLTRECVLGSRLSPATPAYDIQQACGTGLEAALLVANKIALGQIDCGIAGGVDTTSDAPISVSEGLRKILLQANRAKTTGDKLKTFLQLRPKHLIPEFPRNGEPRTGLSMGQHCELMAQTWNIPREEQDQLALESHHKLAASYSEGWHNDLMTPFLGLTRDNNLRPDLTLEKLATLKPAFEKSAKGTLTAGNSTPLTDGASVVLLGSEEWAKERGLPILAYLRDGEAAAVDFVNGAEGLLMAPVYAVPRLLARNGLTLQDFDYYEIHEAFAAQVLCTLKAWEDPEYCKTRLGLDAPLGSIDRSRLNVKGSSLAAGHPFAATGGRIVANLAKLLDAAGRGRGLISICAAGGQGVTAIIER, encoded by the coding sequence ATGAGTCAGCTGCGCCGCGTCGCGATCATTGGTGGCAACCGCATTCCGTTCGCCCGTTCCAACGGGCCGTATGCCACCGCGAGCAATCAAGTGATGCTAACCGCCGCCCTCGAAGGCCTGATCGAACGCTACAACCTGCATGGCCAGCGCATCGGCGAAGTGGTCGCGGGGGCGGTGCTGAAATTGTCACGGGATATGAACCTGACCCGCGAATGCGTGCTCGGCTCGCGCCTGTCGCCGGCAACGCCGGCCTATGATATCCAGCAGGCCTGCGGCACCGGCCTGGAAGCCGCGTTGCTGGTGGCGAACAAGATCGCCCTCGGCCAGATCGATTGCGGCATTGCCGGCGGCGTCGACACCACGTCGGACGCGCCGATCAGCGTCAGCGAAGGCTTGCGCAAGATCCTCCTGCAAGCCAACCGCGCCAAGACCACTGGTGACAAGCTCAAGACCTTTCTGCAATTGCGCCCGAAACACCTGATCCCCGAATTCCCGCGCAACGGCGAACCGCGCACCGGTCTGTCGATGGGCCAACACTGTGAATTGATGGCTCAGACCTGGAACATCCCCCGAGAAGAACAGGATCAACTGGCACTCGAAAGCCACCACAAACTGGCGGCGTCCTACAGCGAAGGCTGGCACAACGACCTGATGACGCCGTTCCTCGGCCTGACCCGCGACAACAACCTGCGCCCGGACCTGACCCTGGAAAAACTCGCGACCCTGAAACCGGCCTTCGAGAAAAGCGCCAAAGGCACACTGACCGCCGGCAACTCCACGCCACTGACTGATGGCGCATCGGTGGTGTTGCTGGGCAGTGAAGAGTGGGCGAAGGAACGTGGTCTGCCGATCCTTGCCTACCTGCGTGACGGCGAAGCGGCAGCGGTGGATTTCGTCAACGGCGCAGAAGGGCTGCTGATGGCCCCGGTGTATGCGGTACCGCGCTTGCTGGCACGCAATGGTTTGACCTTGCAGGATTTCGACTACTACGAAATCCACGAGGCATTTGCCGCGCAGGTGTTGTGCACGCTCAAGGCCTGGGAGGATCCGGAGTACTGCAAGACCCGGTTGGGGCTGGATGCGCCGTTGGGGTCGATTGATCGCAGCCGCTTGAACGTCAAGGGCAGCTCATTGGCGGCGGGGCATCCGTTTGCGGCGACGGGTGGGCGGATTGTGGCGAACCTGGCGAAGTTGTTGGATGCGGCGGGACGGGGGCGGGGGTTGATTTCGATTTGTGCGGCTGGCGGCCAGGGTGTTACCGCCATTATCGAGCGTTAG
- a CDS encoding PA4780 family RIO1-like protein kinase — MKTPKRIEPLIEDGLVDEVLRPLMSGKEAAVYVVRCGNQLRCAKVYKEANKRSFRQAAEYQEGRKVRNSRQARAMAKGSKFGRKETEDAWQNAEVAALFRLASAGVRVPKPYDFLEGVLLMELVADEYGDAAPRLNDVVLEPDQAREYHAFLISQIVLMLCTGLVHGDLSEFNVLLTPTGPVIIDLPQAVDAAGNNHAFSMLERDVGNMASYFGRFAPELKKTKYAKEMWALYEAGTLHPASVLTGEFDDPEDLADVGGILREIEAARLDEERKQAIRAADDEPKGKSDEPPPPPWMQ; from the coding sequence ATGAAGACTCCAAAACGCATTGAACCCCTGATCGAGGACGGTCTGGTCGACGAAGTGCTGCGTCCACTCATGAGTGGCAAAGAAGCAGCTGTTTATGTGGTGCGCTGCGGCAATCAGTTACGTTGCGCAAAGGTCTACAAGGAGGCGAACAAACGCAGTTTCCGCCAGGCGGCCGAGTATCAGGAAGGCCGCAAGGTTCGTAACAGCCGACAGGCCCGGGCAATGGCCAAGGGTTCCAAGTTCGGGCGCAAGGAAACCGAGGACGCCTGGCAGAACGCCGAAGTCGCGGCGCTGTTCCGTCTGGCCAGTGCCGGGGTGCGAGTGCCCAAGCCGTACGACTTCCTCGAAGGCGTGCTGCTGATGGAACTGGTAGCCGACGAATACGGTGATGCCGCGCCGCGTCTGAACGACGTGGTGCTGGAGCCGGATCAGGCCCGCGAATACCACGCGTTCCTGATTTCGCAGATCGTGCTGATGTTGTGTACCGGTCTGGTGCACGGTGACCTCTCGGAGTTCAACGTGCTGCTGACACCGACCGGCCCGGTCATCATCGACCTGCCGCAGGCGGTGGACGCGGCGGGCAACAACCACGCGTTCAGCATGCTGGAGCGTGACGTCGGCAACATGGCGTCGTACTTCGGCCGGTTCGCTCCGGAGTTGAAGAAGACCAAATACGCCAAGGAAATGTGGGCGTTGTACGAAGCGGGTACGTTGCACCCGGCCAGCGTGCTGACCGGCGAGTTCGACGATCCCGAGGACCTGGCCGATGTCGGCGGGATCCTGCGCGAGATCGAAGCCGCGCGTCTGGATGAGGAGCGCAAGCAAGCCATCCGGGCGGCGGACGACGAGCCCAAGGGCAAGTCCGACGAACCGCCTCCGCCACCGTGGATGCAGTAA
- a CDS encoding methyl-accepting chemotaxis protein: MNIKQKLTWAFAIIACLPVVLVATLVVLNLRSDAREGFVDGSGREIRQVSNAMQLFFDGISQNVDYLATQPLIKNTDDSLKTYMSANAESVPQGEMDKKVFSFLQDLGNSHPAYAYAIVGTAAGGYVSWPDDPKLSNYDPRQRPWYKAAQAKPGKPFRTAAYYWAQDDATYVSTVRTIDNKLGSNGGVVSIDVTLKQLTEIVKQIKLGETGYLMLLENSGTVLVDPKQPEHNFKPLDSLGDGYAQLAKAGKGLVEVELNGERYMANVWPSEQLGWTFIGLIKQTDVMSSATQLTWLIAIIAAVLAVIFAVVGASFASLIVRPIRSVASGLEGIAQGEGDLTKNLDIRGNDETAQLANWFNQFLTAIRSLIQHIGGAAGKILATSQSSTRVSGDMAEAAGRQREAVDMVSTAFHEMVATANEVARSCSQAAESADSGQRQAREGQQQIDAAVNSVDQLSQELEQSAQSMQQLERDSNDIQSILGTIRSIAEQTNLLALNAAIEAARAGEQGRGFAVVADEVRALAKRTADSTAEIDGLLGNLAKRTSAVTQQMRASLDVSQQSVARIGEARESFGQIRESVDVIRDMNTQIATAAEEQHQVAEDINRHISQIHGDAQLVAELANSARLDSQSLAGLSNELDGLVRRFRT; this comes from the coding sequence ATGAACATCAAACAGAAGTTGACGTGGGCGTTTGCAATCATCGCCTGCTTGCCCGTGGTGTTGGTCGCCACGCTGGTGGTACTCAACCTGCGCAGCGATGCCCGGGAAGGTTTTGTCGACGGCAGCGGACGCGAGATCCGCCAGGTCAGCAACGCCATGCAGCTTTTTTTTGACGGCATCAGCCAGAACGTCGATTACCTGGCGACGCAACCGCTGATCAAGAACACCGACGACAGCCTCAAGACCTACATGAGCGCCAACGCCGAAAGCGTCCCGCAGGGCGAGATGGACAAAAAGGTCTTCTCCTTCCTTCAGGATCTGGGCAACAGCCACCCGGCCTACGCCTACGCGATCGTCGGCACCGCTGCCGGCGGTTACGTCTCCTGGCCTGATGATCCCAAGCTGAGCAACTACGATCCGCGCCAGCGCCCCTGGTACAAGGCCGCTCAGGCCAAACCCGGCAAACCGTTCCGCACCGCCGCCTATTACTGGGCGCAGGACGATGCGACCTACGTCAGCACCGTGCGCACCATCGATAACAAACTCGGCAGCAACGGTGGCGTGGTCAGTATCGACGTCACGCTCAAGCAACTCACCGAGATCGTCAAACAGATCAAACTCGGCGAAACCGGTTACCTGATGCTGCTGGAAAACAGCGGCACGGTGCTGGTCGATCCGAAGCAGCCCGAGCACAACTTCAAGCCCCTCGACAGCCTCGGCGACGGTTACGCGCAACTGGCCAAGGCCGGCAAAGGGCTGGTGGAAGTCGAACTCAACGGCGAGCGCTACATGGCCAACGTCTGGCCGTCGGAGCAACTGGGCTGGACCTTTATCGGCCTGATCAAACAGACCGACGTGATGAGCTCGGCCACTCAACTGACCTGGCTGATCGCGATCATCGCCGCTGTGCTGGCGGTCATCTTCGCCGTGGTCGGCGCCAGTTTCGCCAGTCTGATCGTACGGCCGATCCGCAGCGTCGCCAGCGGTCTGGAAGGCATCGCCCAGGGCGAAGGCGATCTGACCAAAAACCTCGACATCCGTGGCAACGACGAAACCGCGCAACTGGCCAACTGGTTCAACCAGTTCCTGACCGCGATCCGCAGCCTGATCCAGCACATCGGTGGTGCGGCCGGGAAAATCCTCGCCACTTCGCAGAGTTCGACCCGGGTTTCCGGCGACATGGCCGAAGCGGCCGGACGCCAGCGTGAAGCCGTGGACATGGTCTCGACCGCGTTCCACGAAATGGTCGCCACCGCCAACGAAGTCGCCCGCTCTTGCAGCCAGGCAGCAGAGTCGGCCGACAGCGGCCAACGCCAGGCCCGCGAAGGTCAGCAGCAGATCGATGCGGCGGTGAACAGTGTCGATCAACTGAGCCAGGAACTGGAGCAGTCGGCGCAGTCGATGCAACAACTGGAGCGCGACAGCAACGACATCCAGTCGATTCTCGGCACCATCCGTTCCATTGCCGAACAGACTAACCTGCTGGCGCTCAACGCGGCCATCGAAGCGGCGCGGGCCGGTGAGCAAGGTCGCGGTTTTGCGGTGGTGGCCGATGAGGTTCGCGCACTGGCCAAACGCACGGCGGATTCGACGGCGGAGATCGACGGTCTGCTGGGCAACCTCGCCAAGCGCACCAGCGCCGTGACCCAACAGATGCGCGCCAGCCTCGATGTGTCGCAGCAATCGGTGGCACGCATTGGCGAGGCGCGGGAAAGCTTTGGTCAGATCCGTGAGTCGGTGGATGTGATTCGTGACATGAACACGCAGATTGCTACCGCCGCCGAAGAGCAGCATCAGGTGGCTGAGGACATCAATCGGCATATCAGCCAGATTCATGGTGATGCGCAGTTGGTGGCGGAGCTGGCGAATTCGGCGCGGTTGGATTCGCAGAGTCTGGCGGGGTTGTCGAATGAGCTGGATGGGTTGGTGCGGCGGTTCCGCACCTGA
- a CDS encoding heavy-metal-associated domain-containing protein, translated as MQVFTVEGMSCGHCVKAVTQAVQSKDPAASVRVDLAAKEVGVESALSAEQVIEAISEEGYAIKLA; from the coding sequence ATGCAAGTGTTCACTGTTGAAGGCATGTCTTGCGGTCACTGTGTCAAAGCCGTCACGCAAGCGGTCCAGAGCAAGGATCCGGCGGCCAGCGTGCGGGTCGATCTGGCGGCGAAGGAGGTCGGCGTCGAAAGTGCGTTGAGCGCCGAGCAGGTGATCGAGGCAATCAGCGAAGAAGGGTATGCCATCAAACTCGCCTGA
- the cueR gene encoding Cu(I)-responsive transcriptional regulator yields the protein MNIGQAARHSGLSAKMIRYYESIGLLRAAHRTDSGYRVYGDDDLHTLAFIKRSRDLGFSLEEVGKLLTLWQDRQRASADVKALARQHIDELNQKIRELGELRDTLQDLVEHCQGDHRPDCPILKELASGCCAQPARA from the coding sequence ATGAACATCGGCCAAGCGGCCCGCCACAGTGGCCTGAGCGCAAAGATGATCCGTTATTACGAATCGATCGGTCTGCTAAGGGCCGCCCATCGCACCGACAGCGGCTATCGCGTCTACGGCGACGATGACCTGCATACGCTGGCGTTCATCAAGCGCTCGCGGGACCTGGGTTTTTCGCTGGAGGAAGTCGGCAAACTGCTGACGCTCTGGCAGGACCGTCAGCGTGCCAGCGCCGATGTGAAGGCCCTGGCCCGCCAGCACATCGACGAGCTGAATCAGAAGATCCGCGAACTCGGCGAACTGCGCGACACCCTGCAGGATCTGGTGGAACACTGCCAGGGCGACCACCGCCCGGACTGCCCGATCCTCAAGGAACTGGCGTCGGGCTGCTGCGCGCAACCCGCTCGCGCCTGA
- a CDS encoding heavy metal translocating P-type ATPase produces the protein MSDSITFDLPISGMTCASCAGRVERALSKVSGASAVSVNLATEQARVQAPGDSLPALMEAVERAGYSVPQHTVELNIDGMTCASCVGRVERALNKVPGVKSVSVNLANERAHLELLGVVDPQLLIAAVSKAGYSASLFELEHQTDNRQQRLNHERWALICAIALALPLVLPMLLQPFGIHWMLPAWAQFALATPVQFIFGARFYVAAWKAVRAGAGNMDLLVALGTSAGYGLSLYEWATAAGRMPHLYFEASAVVIALVLLGKYLESRAKRQTASAIRALEALRPERAIQVIEGREQDVAISALRLGDLVLVKPGERFPVDGQVLEGQSHADEALISGESLPVPKQPGDKVTGGAINGEGRLLVSTTALGAESVLARIIRLVEDAQAAKAPIQKLVDKVSQVFVPTVLLLALATLIGWWLYGAPLETALINAVAVLVIACPCALGLATPTAIMAGTGVAARHGILIKDAEALERAHEVSSVVFDKTGTLTSGTPRIAHFSAIDGDENALLTAAGALQRGSEHPLAKAVLDACAERNLAVPDVSDSQSLTGRGIAGHLDGRRLALGNRRLLEETGLDAGTLAESAKAWETEGRTLSWLIEQSPAPRVLGLFAFGDTLKPGALHAVQQLAARHIHSHLLTGDNRGSARVVAEALGIENVHAEVLPADKAATVAELKKTGVVAMVGDGINDAPALAAADIGIAMGGGTDVAMHAAGITLMRGDPRLVPAALEISRKTYAKIRQNLFWAFVYNLIGIPLAAFGFLNPVLAGAAMALSSVSVVSNALLLKTWKPEDLEDNR, from the coding sequence ATGTCCGATTCCATCACGTTCGATCTGCCCATCAGCGGCATGACCTGCGCCAGTTGCGCCGGCCGTGTCGAGCGGGCGTTGAGCAAAGTCAGCGGCGCCAGTGCCGTCAGCGTCAACCTCGCCACCGAACAGGCCCGCGTGCAGGCACCCGGCGACAGCCTGCCAGCGCTGATGGAAGCGGTTGAGCGCGCCGGCTACAGCGTGCCGCAGCACACTGTGGAATTGAACATCGACGGCATGACCTGCGCCTCCTGCGTCGGCCGTGTCGAACGCGCCCTGAACAAGGTTCCGGGGGTGAAAAGCGTCAGCGTCAACCTCGCCAATGAACGTGCCCATCTTGAACTGCTTGGCGTTGTCGATCCTCAGCTCCTGATCGCCGCTGTGAGCAAGGCCGGTTATTCAGCCAGCCTCTTCGAACTTGAACACCAGACCGACAATCGTCAGCAACGCCTGAACCACGAGCGCTGGGCGCTGATCTGTGCGATTGCCCTCGCCTTGCCGCTGGTGCTGCCGATGCTGCTGCAACCGTTCGGCATTCACTGGATGCTGCCGGCCTGGGCGCAGTTTGCCCTCGCCACCCCGGTGCAATTCATCTTCGGTGCACGTTTTTATGTAGCCGCATGGAAAGCGGTGCGCGCCGGTGCCGGCAACATGGACTTGCTGGTAGCGCTGGGTACCAGCGCCGGTTATGGCCTGAGTCTCTATGAATGGGCGACCGCCGCCGGGCGCATGCCGCATCTGTATTTCGAGGCCTCGGCAGTGGTCATCGCTTTGGTGCTGCTCGGCAAATACCTGGAAAGCCGCGCCAAACGCCAGACCGCCAGTGCCATCCGTGCACTGGAAGCGTTGCGCCCGGAGCGAGCAATTCAAGTCATCGAGGGTCGCGAACAGGACGTCGCCATCAGCGCCCTGCGCCTCGGTGACCTCGTACTGGTCAAACCCGGCGAACGCTTCCCGGTGGACGGCCAGGTGCTGGAAGGCCAGAGCCACGCCGACGAAGCGCTGATCAGCGGCGAAAGCCTGCCAGTGCCCAAACAACCGGGCGACAAGGTCACCGGCGGTGCGATCAATGGCGAAGGCCGTTTACTGGTGAGCACCACGGCGCTCGGCGCGGAAAGCGTACTGGCGCGGATCATCCGTCTGGTGGAGGACGCCCAGGCGGCGAAAGCACCGATCCAGAAACTGGTGGATAAAGTCAGTCAGGTGTTCGTGCCGACGGTTCTGCTGCTGGCCCTCGCCACATTGATCGGCTGGTGGCTGTATGGCGCGCCGCTGGAAACCGCGCTGATCAACGCCGTCGCGGTGCTGGTGATCGCCTGCCCTTGTGCCCTCGGTCTGGCGACGCCGACTGCGATCATGGCCGGCACCGGCGTGGCGGCGCGCCACGGGATTCTGATAAAGGACGCCGAAGCACTGGAACGCGCCCATGAAGTCAGCAGCGTGGTGTTCGACAAGACCGGCACCCTGACCTCCGGCACCCCGCGCATCGCGCATTTCAGTGCGATCGACGGTGATGAAAACGCCCTGCTGACGGCCGCCGGCGCGCTGCAACGCGGCAGTGAACATCCACTGGCCAAAGCGGTGCTGGATGCCTGTGCCGAGCGCAATCTGGCGGTGCCCGACGTCAGCGACAGCCAGTCCCTGACCGGTCGCGGTATCGCTGGCCATCTCGACGGTCGACGTCTGGCCCTGGGCAATCGCCGACTGCTGGAAGAAACCGGTCTGGACGCCGGCACGTTGGCGGAATCCGCCAAGGCCTGGGAAACCGAAGGCCGGACACTGTCCTGGCTGATCGAACAAAGCCCCGCTCCCCGCGTCCTCGGACTGTTCGCGTTCGGCGACACCCTCAAGCCCGGCGCGCTGCACGCGGTGCAACAACTGGCCGCGCGACATATCCACAGCCACTTGCTGACGGGCGACAACCGAGGCAGCGCTCGCGTGGTGGCGGAAGCGCTGGGCATCGAAAACGTCCACGCCGAAGTGCTGCCGGCGGACAAAGCCGCCACCGTCGCCGAACTGAAAAAAACCGGAGTCGTGGCCATGGTCGGCGACGGCATCAACGACGCCCCGGCGCTGGCCGCTGCCGATATCGGCATCGCCATGGGCGGCGGCACCGACGTAGCCATGCACGCCGCCGGCATCACCCTGATGCGCGGCGACCCTAGGCTGGTGCCGGCGGCACTGGAGATCAGCCGCAAGACTTACGCGAAGATCCGGCAGAACCTGTTCTGGGCCTTCGTCTACAACCTGATCGGCATTCCGCTGGCGGCGTTCGGCTTCCTCAATCCGGTGCTGGCCGGGGCAGCGATGGCATTGTCGAGCGTCAGCGTGGTGAGCAATGCGCTACTGTTGAAAACCTGGAAACCCGAGGATCTGGAGGACAACCGATGA
- a CDS encoding MFS transporter — protein sequence MTTTSRNARLIITARLISDFGAFLNMVALATYVYLLSNSAMSVGIFLASRVGGGIFASLIGTAFYRRCSGRLPLIAFDLLRAAVLGLLLVVPVSQQALLLPLIAFGLGFGNSMFAIGLNSQLPRLIEPAQLLKTNAWITSASSMAMVGGSLVSGLLVAGFGFETVFALNALTYLLAALLIAPLRFSAPEPVAESSAKQGEWSALLQGLRSAPVVAAMLAVTMADTLGSAAHNVGFPIISKLLTPDSASTTLGLMLAVWASGKLLGARIASRLSGSDNVHLERRYFGGVLLMSCGFILMFQQHSVIGLLLFSLPAGLGDGFSEVGLMSRLQREPEPLRLPIFSFLTLLQMTGFGVGMLIAAPFYNWWAPGAVVLLFHGIPLATVLSMKVLLLRRERVARSSPTPVP from the coding sequence GTGACCACTACCTCCCGCAATGCCCGGCTGATCATCACGGCGCGGCTGATTTCCGATTTCGGCGCTTTCCTGAACATGGTCGCGCTGGCCACTTATGTCTATCTGCTGAGCAACAGCGCCATGAGCGTCGGGATTTTCCTGGCCAGTCGCGTGGGCGGCGGGATTTTCGCCAGCCTGATCGGCACTGCGTTTTATCGTCGATGCAGTGGTCGATTGCCGTTGATTGCCTTCGATCTGCTGCGCGCCGCTGTGCTCGGGTTGTTGCTGGTTGTGCCGGTCAGTCAGCAGGCGTTGTTGCTGCCGCTGATTGCGTTCGGCCTGGGCTTTGGCAATTCGATGTTCGCCATCGGCCTCAACAGTCAGTTGCCGCGCTTGATCGAACCGGCGCAGTTACTCAAGACCAATGCCTGGATCACGTCCGCCTCGTCCATGGCGATGGTCGGCGGCAGTCTGGTGTCCGGGTTGCTGGTTGCGGGATTTGGTTTTGAAACGGTGTTCGCGCTGAATGCGCTGACTTATCTGCTGGCGGCCCTGTTGATCGCGCCGCTGCGGTTCAGCGCACCGGAGCCAGTGGCGGAATCCAGCGCTAAACAGGGTGAATGGTCGGCGTTGTTGCAAGGCCTGCGCAGTGCCCCGGTGGTGGCCGCGATGTTGGCGGTGACCATGGCCGACACCCTTGGCAGCGCTGCGCACAACGTGGGATTTCCGATCATTTCCAAACTGCTCACGCCAGATTCGGCGAGCACCACGCTGGGCCTGATGCTCGCGGTGTGGGCCAGCGGCAAACTGCTGGGCGCGCGGATCGCCAGTCGCCTGAGCGGCTCTGACAACGTCCATCTGGAGCGCCGCTATTTCGGCGGCGTGTTGTTGATGTCCTGCGGCTTTATCCTGATGTTCCAGCAGCACAGCGTCATCGGGCTGTTGCTGTTTTCGCTGCCGGCCGGGCTGGGTGACGGGTTCTCGGAAGTCGGCCTGATGTCACGTCTGCAACGGGAGCCTGAGCCGCTGCGCCTGCCGATCTTCAGTTTCCTGACGCTGTTGCAGATGACCGGGTTCGGCGTCGGCATGCTGATCGCCGCGCCGTTCTACAACTGGTGGGCGCCGGGTGCCGTGGTGTTGCTGTTCCACGGCATTCCCCTCGCCACTGTGCTGTCGATGAAGGTCCTGCTGCTCAGGCGCGAGCGGGTTGCGCGCAGCAGCCCGACGCCAGTTCCTTGA